The following are from one region of the Sorghum bicolor cultivar BTx623 chromosome 2, Sorghum_bicolor_NCBIv3, whole genome shotgun sequence genome:
- the LOC8057329 gene encoding protein EXPORTIN 1A isoform X2, producing MPMPPSPPHARAPPPPMRAAMEDRWQIRQIWRQRHAADQILRELQNNPDMWLQVVHILQNSQNLNTKFFALQVLENVIKYKWNALPVEQRDGMKNYISDVIVQLSSNEVSFRQERLYVNKLNIILVQVLKHEWPARWTTFIPDLIAAARSSETICENCMAILKLLSEEIFDFSRGEMTQQKIKELKTSLNSEFRLIHELCLYVLSVSQRPELVRATLATLHAFLSWIPISFIFESPLLETLLKFFPVAAYRNLTLQCLTEVAALHFGDFYDMQYVKMYEVFMLQLQAILPCGTISDGYANGSNEEQAFIQNLALLLTSFFKNHMRILEKTPENRAALLLGLDYLLEISFVDDTEMFKVCLDYWNLFVLELFETYNQVERLMELQTQRIPGTDDGTLIAVQQRRQLYARSLSKLRTLMICRMAKPEEVLIVEDENGNIVRETLKDNDVLVQYKIMRETLIYLSHLDHEDTEQQMLRKLSKQLNGEDWSWNNLNTLCWAIGSISGSMVEEQENRFLVLVIRDLLNLCEIMKGKDNKAVIASNIMYVVGQYPRFLRAHWKFLKTVVNKLFEFMHETHPGVQDMACDTFLKIVQKCKRKFVTLQVGENEPFVSVLLSNLPTTIADLEPHQIHTFYESVGQMIQAESDNTKREEYLKRLMSLPNQKWVEIIGEAGRSTDILKNQDVIRSVLNILQTNTGVACSLGPYFFPQISVIFLDMLTVYRMYSELVSNTISEGGPFASKTSFVKLLRSVKRETLKLIETFLDKAEDLPHLGKQFVPPMMDPVLGDYARNVPDARESEVLSLFAIIINKYKGEMLEEVPRIFEAVFQCTLEMITKNFEDYPEHRLKFFSLLRAIGTHCFQAFIQLSSQQLKLVMDSISWAFRHTERNIAETGLSLLLEILKNFEASGFQNQFYKTYFLNIEQEIFAVLTDTFHKPGFKLHVSVLQHLFYVVDGLTEPLWDASAVPSQFINNAMFVRDYTIKLLSSSFPNMTPVEVAKFVDGLFSSKTDPPNFKNHIRDFLVQSKEFSAQDNKDLYAEEAAAQREKERQRMLSIPGLIAPNELQDEMVDS from the exons ATGCCTATGCCCCCATCGCCTCCCCACGCCCGTGCCCCACCACCTCCCATGCGTGCAGCCATGGAAGATCGGTGGCAGATTCGCCAGATCTGGCGACAG AGGCATGCGGCAGATCAAATCTTGCGGGAGCTGCAGAATAATCCAGATATGTGGCTACAAGTGGTTCACATTCTGCAGAACTCCcaaaatttgaataccaagttcttTGCTCTCCAA GTACTTGAAAatgttatcaaatataaatggaACGCTTTGCCAGTGGAACAACGTGATGGTATGAAGAATTATATATCTGATGTCATTGTTCAG CTCTCAAGCAACGAGGTTTCCTTTCGACAAGAGAGACTTTATGTCAATAAGCTCAACATTATTCTGGTGCAG GTTTTAAAGCATGAGTGGCCTGCCAGGTGGACAACCTTCATCCCTGACCTTATTGCAGCAGCAAGGAGTAGTGAAACAATATGCGAGAATTGTATGGCAATACTGAAG CTGTTGAGTGAAGAAATTTTTGATTTCTCAAGAGGGGAAATGACCCAACAAAAGATCAAAGAGCTAAAGACTTCACTAAATAG TGAATTTCGTCTTATTCATGAGCTCTGCTTATATGTCCTGTCTGTGTCACAAAGACCTGAACTTGTTCGTGCTACATTGGCCACACTTCATGCTTTTCTGTCATGGATCCCCATCAGTTTCATATTTGAATCACCTCTG CTGGAGACACTTTTGAAGTTTTTCCCTGTTGCTGCTTACCGGAATCTTACACTTCAATGCCTAACAGAG GTTGCTGCTCTTCATTTTGGTGATTTCTATGACATGCAATATGTCAAGATGTATGAAGTCTTTATGTTGCAGCTCCAG GCTATTCTTCCTTGTGGAACAATTTCAGATGGCTATGCCAATGGTTCTAATGAAGAACAG GCATTTATCCAAAATCTTGCACTTCTTTTGACATCCTTCTTTAAG AACCACATGCGCATACTGGAAAAGACTCCTGAAAATAGAGCTGCATTGCTTTTGGGCCTTGACTACCTCCTTGAAATTTCATTTGTCGATGACACAGAGATGTTTAAG GTCTGCTTGGATTACTGGAATCTGTTTGTTTTAGAATTATTTGAAACATACAACCAAGTGGAGCGATTGATGGAACTTCAG ACTCAGCGGATTCCTGGAACTGATGATGGTACGCTCATAGCTGTTCAACAGAGGAGGCAACTTTATGCAAGATCACTTTCGAAGTTAAGAACGTTAATGATCTGTCGGATGGCAAAGCCAGAGGAGGTTTTGATTGTTGAAGATGAGAATGGGAATATTGTACGAGAAACATTGAAAGATAATGATGTCCTTGTTCAGTACAAG ATCATGAGGGAAACACTAATATACTTGTCACATCTTGATCACGAAGATACAGAACAGCAG ATGTTGAGGAAATTAAGCAAGCAATTAAATGGTGAAGACTGGAGCTGGAATAACTTAAATACTCTATGCTGGGCAATTGGATCCATTTCTGGTTCTATGGTGGAGGAACAG GAAAACAGGTTTTTAGTTTTGGTTATTCGTGATTTGTTGAATCTTTGTGAGATTATGAAAGGGAAAGATAACAAAGCTGTAATAGCAAGTAATATTAT GTATGTTGTGGGGCAATACCCAAGGTTTCTAAGGGCGCACTGGAAGTTTTTAAAAACAGTGGTCAACAAATTATTTGAGTTCATGCACGAGACGCATCCTGGAGTTCAG GATATGGCATGTGACACATTCCTGAAAATTGTTCAGAAGTGCAAGCGCAAGTTTGTGACACTCCAG GTCGGTGAGAATGAACCATTTGTTTCTGTGCTGCTGTCCAACCTTCCTACCACAATAGCAGATCTTGAGCCTCATCAGATCCATACATTCTATGAATCG GTTGGTCAGATGATTCAAGCCGAATCTGACAATACTAAGAGGGAGGAGTATCTCAAGAGATTGATGAGCCTACCTAATCAG AAATGGGTTGAAATAATTGGGGAGGCTGGCCGAAGCACTGATATTTTGAAAAACCAAGATGTCATAAGATCTGTTCTGAACATCTTACAG ACGAACACAGGTGTTGCATGCTCACTTGGACCTTATTTtttcccacaaatttcagtaatCTTCCTGGACATGTTGACAGTGTATAG AATGTACAGTGAACTGGTGTCAAACACTATTTCTGAAGGAGGGCCTTTTGCTTCAAAGACATCATTTGTAAAACTTCTGAG ATCAGTAAAGAGGGAGACATTAAAATTGATCGAGACTTTTCTGGACAAAGCTGAAGATTTACCACACTTGGGAAAACAGTTTGTTCCTCCAATGATGGATCCTGTTCTAGGTGATTATGCTAGAAATGTGCCTGATGCAAGAGAATCTGAAGTTTTGTCATTATTTGCGATAATTATAAACAA GTACAAaggtgagatgcttgaggaagtTCCTCGCATCTTTGAGGCTGTTTTCCAGTGTACTCTTGAG ATGATCACCAAAAACTTTGAAGACTATCCTGAGCATCGCCTTAAATTCTTTTCCTTGCTTCGTGCAATTGGTACACATTGTTTCCAAGCTTTTATTCAGCTCTCTAGTCAG CAACTAAAGCTTGTTATGGATTCCATAAGTTGGGCATTTCGACATACAGAGAGAAATATTGCTGAGACCGGTCTAAGCCTGTTATTGGAAATTTTGAAGAACTTCGAG GCTTCAGGGTTCCAAAATCAGTTCTACAAGACATACTTCTTAAATATCGAGCAGGAGATATTTGCAGTGCTCACAGACACATTCCACAAACCTGGTTTCAAGCTTCACGTTTCTGTGCTTCAACATTTGTTCTATGTG GTTGATGGTCTAACGGAGCCTCTCTGGGATGCCTCAGCAGTTCCTTCTCAATTCATAAATAATGCAATGTTTGTTCGAGACTACACTATTAAACTTCTCAGCTCATCCTTTCCTAACATGACGCCTGTAGAG GTAGCAAAGTTTGTTGATGGACTTTTTAGTTCAAAAACTGATCCTCCAAATTTTAAGAACCATATAAGGGATTTTCTTGTTCAATCGAAGGAGTTCTCTGCCCAG GATAACAAGGATCTATATGCTGAAGAGGCTGCTGCTCAGAGGGAAAAGGAACGCCAACGTATGCTTTCCATTCCAGGGCTCATCGCCCCGAATGAATTGCAGGATGAGATGGTGGATTCATAG
- the LOC8057329 gene encoding protein EXPORTIN 1A isoform X1, whose amino-acid sequence MAAEKLRDLSQPIDVRLLDATVSAFYGTGSREERHAADQILRELQNNPDMWLQVVHILQNSQNLNTKFFALQVLENVIKYKWNALPVEQRDGMKNYISDVIVQLSSNEVSFRQERLYVNKLNIILVQVLKHEWPARWTTFIPDLIAAARSSETICENCMAILKLLSEEIFDFSRGEMTQQKIKELKTSLNSEFRLIHELCLYVLSVSQRPELVRATLATLHAFLSWIPISFIFESPLLETLLKFFPVAAYRNLTLQCLTEVAALHFGDFYDMQYVKMYEVFMLQLQAILPCGTISDGYANGSNEEQAFIQNLALLLTSFFKNHMRILEKTPENRAALLLGLDYLLEISFVDDTEMFKVCLDYWNLFVLELFETYNQVERLMELQTQRIPGTDDGTLIAVQQRRQLYARSLSKLRTLMICRMAKPEEVLIVEDENGNIVRETLKDNDVLVQYKIMRETLIYLSHLDHEDTEQQMLRKLSKQLNGEDWSWNNLNTLCWAIGSISGSMVEEQENRFLVLVIRDLLNLCEIMKGKDNKAVIASNIMYVVGQYPRFLRAHWKFLKTVVNKLFEFMHETHPGVQDMACDTFLKIVQKCKRKFVTLQVGENEPFVSVLLSNLPTTIADLEPHQIHTFYESVGQMIQAESDNTKREEYLKRLMSLPNQKWVEIIGEAGRSTDILKNQDVIRSVLNILQTNTGVACSLGPYFFPQISVIFLDMLTVYRMYSELVSNTISEGGPFASKTSFVKLLRSVKRETLKLIETFLDKAEDLPHLGKQFVPPMMDPVLGDYARNVPDARESEVLSLFAIIINKYKGEMLEEVPRIFEAVFQCTLEMITKNFEDYPEHRLKFFSLLRAIGTHCFQAFIQLSSQQLKLVMDSISWAFRHTERNIAETGLSLLLEILKNFEASGFQNQFYKTYFLNIEQEIFAVLTDTFHKPGFKLHVSVLQHLFYVVDGLTEPLWDASAVPSQFINNAMFVRDYTIKLLSSSFPNMTPVEVAKFVDGLFSSKTDPPNFKNHIRDFLVQSKEFSAQDNKDLYAEEAAAQREKERQRMLSIPGLIAPNELQDEMVDS is encoded by the exons ATGGCGGCGGAGAAGCTGCGGGATCTTAGCCAGCCCATTGACGTGCGGCTGCTCGACGCCACCGTCTCAGCGTTCTATGGCACCGGCTCCAGAGAGGAG AGGCATGCGGCAGATCAAATCTTGCGGGAGCTGCAGAATAATCCAGATATGTGGCTACAAGTGGTTCACATTCTGCAGAACTCCcaaaatttgaataccaagttcttTGCTCTCCAA GTACTTGAAAatgttatcaaatataaatggaACGCTTTGCCAGTGGAACAACGTGATGGTATGAAGAATTATATATCTGATGTCATTGTTCAG CTCTCAAGCAACGAGGTTTCCTTTCGACAAGAGAGACTTTATGTCAATAAGCTCAACATTATTCTGGTGCAG GTTTTAAAGCATGAGTGGCCTGCCAGGTGGACAACCTTCATCCCTGACCTTATTGCAGCAGCAAGGAGTAGTGAAACAATATGCGAGAATTGTATGGCAATACTGAAG CTGTTGAGTGAAGAAATTTTTGATTTCTCAAGAGGGGAAATGACCCAACAAAAGATCAAAGAGCTAAAGACTTCACTAAATAG TGAATTTCGTCTTATTCATGAGCTCTGCTTATATGTCCTGTCTGTGTCACAAAGACCTGAACTTGTTCGTGCTACATTGGCCACACTTCATGCTTTTCTGTCATGGATCCCCATCAGTTTCATATTTGAATCACCTCTG CTGGAGACACTTTTGAAGTTTTTCCCTGTTGCTGCTTACCGGAATCTTACACTTCAATGCCTAACAGAG GTTGCTGCTCTTCATTTTGGTGATTTCTATGACATGCAATATGTCAAGATGTATGAAGTCTTTATGTTGCAGCTCCAG GCTATTCTTCCTTGTGGAACAATTTCAGATGGCTATGCCAATGGTTCTAATGAAGAACAG GCATTTATCCAAAATCTTGCACTTCTTTTGACATCCTTCTTTAAG AACCACATGCGCATACTGGAAAAGACTCCTGAAAATAGAGCTGCATTGCTTTTGGGCCTTGACTACCTCCTTGAAATTTCATTTGTCGATGACACAGAGATGTTTAAG GTCTGCTTGGATTACTGGAATCTGTTTGTTTTAGAATTATTTGAAACATACAACCAAGTGGAGCGATTGATGGAACTTCAG ACTCAGCGGATTCCTGGAACTGATGATGGTACGCTCATAGCTGTTCAACAGAGGAGGCAACTTTATGCAAGATCACTTTCGAAGTTAAGAACGTTAATGATCTGTCGGATGGCAAAGCCAGAGGAGGTTTTGATTGTTGAAGATGAGAATGGGAATATTGTACGAGAAACATTGAAAGATAATGATGTCCTTGTTCAGTACAAG ATCATGAGGGAAACACTAATATACTTGTCACATCTTGATCACGAAGATACAGAACAGCAG ATGTTGAGGAAATTAAGCAAGCAATTAAATGGTGAAGACTGGAGCTGGAATAACTTAAATACTCTATGCTGGGCAATTGGATCCATTTCTGGTTCTATGGTGGAGGAACAG GAAAACAGGTTTTTAGTTTTGGTTATTCGTGATTTGTTGAATCTTTGTGAGATTATGAAAGGGAAAGATAACAAAGCTGTAATAGCAAGTAATATTAT GTATGTTGTGGGGCAATACCCAAGGTTTCTAAGGGCGCACTGGAAGTTTTTAAAAACAGTGGTCAACAAATTATTTGAGTTCATGCACGAGACGCATCCTGGAGTTCAG GATATGGCATGTGACACATTCCTGAAAATTGTTCAGAAGTGCAAGCGCAAGTTTGTGACACTCCAG GTCGGTGAGAATGAACCATTTGTTTCTGTGCTGCTGTCCAACCTTCCTACCACAATAGCAGATCTTGAGCCTCATCAGATCCATACATTCTATGAATCG GTTGGTCAGATGATTCAAGCCGAATCTGACAATACTAAGAGGGAGGAGTATCTCAAGAGATTGATGAGCCTACCTAATCAG AAATGGGTTGAAATAATTGGGGAGGCTGGCCGAAGCACTGATATTTTGAAAAACCAAGATGTCATAAGATCTGTTCTGAACATCTTACAG ACGAACACAGGTGTTGCATGCTCACTTGGACCTTATTTtttcccacaaatttcagtaatCTTCCTGGACATGTTGACAGTGTATAG AATGTACAGTGAACTGGTGTCAAACACTATTTCTGAAGGAGGGCCTTTTGCTTCAAAGACATCATTTGTAAAACTTCTGAG ATCAGTAAAGAGGGAGACATTAAAATTGATCGAGACTTTTCTGGACAAAGCTGAAGATTTACCACACTTGGGAAAACAGTTTGTTCCTCCAATGATGGATCCTGTTCTAGGTGATTATGCTAGAAATGTGCCTGATGCAAGAGAATCTGAAGTTTTGTCATTATTTGCGATAATTATAAACAA GTACAAaggtgagatgcttgaggaagtTCCTCGCATCTTTGAGGCTGTTTTCCAGTGTACTCTTGAG ATGATCACCAAAAACTTTGAAGACTATCCTGAGCATCGCCTTAAATTCTTTTCCTTGCTTCGTGCAATTGGTACACATTGTTTCCAAGCTTTTATTCAGCTCTCTAGTCAG CAACTAAAGCTTGTTATGGATTCCATAAGTTGGGCATTTCGACATACAGAGAGAAATATTGCTGAGACCGGTCTAAGCCTGTTATTGGAAATTTTGAAGAACTTCGAG GCTTCAGGGTTCCAAAATCAGTTCTACAAGACATACTTCTTAAATATCGAGCAGGAGATATTTGCAGTGCTCACAGACACATTCCACAAACCTGGTTTCAAGCTTCACGTTTCTGTGCTTCAACATTTGTTCTATGTG GTTGATGGTCTAACGGAGCCTCTCTGGGATGCCTCAGCAGTTCCTTCTCAATTCATAAATAATGCAATGTTTGTTCGAGACTACACTATTAAACTTCTCAGCTCATCCTTTCCTAACATGACGCCTGTAGAG GTAGCAAAGTTTGTTGATGGACTTTTTAGTTCAAAAACTGATCCTCCAAATTTTAAGAACCATATAAGGGATTTTCTTGTTCAATCGAAGGAGTTCTCTGCCCAG GATAACAAGGATCTATATGCTGAAGAGGCTGCTGCTCAGAGGGAAAAGGAACGCCAACGTATGCTTTCCATTCCAGGGCTCATCGCCCCGAATGAATTGCAGGATGAGATGGTGGATTCATAG